A genome region from Caloranaerobacter ferrireducens includes the following:
- a CDS encoding stage V sporulation protein D, whose amino-acid sequence MSSPTISTKKRLIAMLLLVSIASLSLTIRLGYLQIVKGEELKKLALEQWTRDIPVKAKRGVIFDRKGKKLAISVSADTVWCRPADIKNPKETAEILAEVLNLDEDNVYKKITSRQSVVKIKMWISKDEADILRSKKLSGIEIVDDNKRYYPYGNFAAYILGFTDIDNVGLYGIEKTYNKYLTGTPGRWIKTADAVGRQLPYANEKLYEPKDGLSVVLTIDETIQHFAEKAALEALVKNKAKRVSIIIMEPKTGDILAMASKPDYDPNNPREPLDEDTKKQWEGLSQKELIKKWYDMWRNFPINDVYEPGSTFKIITAAAGLEENVVTPESQFYCDGFITSVKGARLKCWRWYNPHGSETFVEGVQNSCNEVFVAVGQRLGKERMYKYIKAFGFGEKTGIELTGEQSGIIPRGPEYMKEVNLATISYGQGIAVTPIQLITAISAVANGGNLMKPRIVKELVDSKGNVVHEFKPVVKRKVISKDTSKTLLSILETVVSSGTGKKAYVPGYRIGGKTGTAQKVINGRYAEGKYIASFVAIAPVNDPKITVLVVIDEPSNGEYYGGRIAAPVAGQVVKDILNYLDVEPQFTEDEQKDNNKKIVTVPEVRNLTIKEAANKLKKFGLDYNTETLDIQKNALVIDQFPLPGTKVKKGSMIDLYVYSRRKEDSKIVVPNLKGKTMEEVTELLNNLNLRFKFKGNGVAKSQYPAAGTMVEFNSLVEVEFDKVN is encoded by the coding sequence GTGTCATCACCCACTATTTCTACAAAAAAAAGACTTATTGCAATGTTGTTATTAGTATCTATTGCTTCATTATCACTAACGATAAGACTAGGGTACTTGCAGATAGTTAAGGGTGAAGAACTGAAGAAGTTAGCTCTAGAACAATGGACTAGAGATATACCAGTTAAAGCCAAAAGAGGAGTAATATTTGATAGAAAAGGGAAAAAGCTAGCGATAAGTGTTAGTGCTGATACAGTATGGTGTAGACCAGCAGATATAAAAAATCCTAAAGAAACTGCAGAAATATTAGCAGAAGTACTCAATTTAGATGAAGATAATGTTTATAAAAAGATTACTAGTAGACAAAGTGTTGTTAAGATAAAGATGTGGATATCTAAAGATGAAGCAGATATTTTGAGAAGTAAAAAGCTAAGTGGAATAGAGATTGTAGATGATAACAAAAGATATTATCCGTATGGTAATTTTGCAGCATATATTCTTGGTTTTACTGATATTGACAATGTTGGTTTGTATGGTATTGAAAAGACATATAATAAATACTTAACAGGAACACCAGGAAGATGGATAAAAACAGCAGATGCTGTGGGAAGACAATTACCATATGCAAATGAAAAGTTATATGAACCTAAAGATGGTTTAAGTGTTGTTCTTACAATAGATGAGACTATTCAACATTTTGCTGAAAAAGCTGCTTTAGAAGCTTTAGTAAAAAATAAGGCCAAAAGAGTATCAATAATAATTATGGAACCTAAAACAGGTGATATATTAGCTATGGCTTCTAAACCAGACTATGACCCGAATAATCCTAGAGAACCTCTAGATGAAGATACAAAAAAACAGTGGGAAGGATTATCTCAAAAAGAGTTGATAAAAAAATGGTATGATATGTGGCGAAACTTTCCTATAAATGATGTTTATGAACCAGGTTCTACGTTTAAGATAATAACTGCTGCTGCAGGGTTAGAGGAAAATGTTGTTACACCTGAGAGCCAATTCTACTGTGATGGTTTTATAACTAGTGTTAAAGGAGCTAGATTAAAGTGTTGGCGATGGTATAACCCGCACGGTAGTGAAACTTTTGTGGAAGGAGTTCAAAATTCATGTAATGAGGTTTTTGTAGCTGTTGGTCAAAGGCTTGGTAAAGAAAGAATGTATAAATATATAAAAGCTTTTGGGTTTGGAGAAAAGACTGGTATAGAGTTAACTGGAGAACAATCTGGAATTATTCCGAGAGGTCCTGAATATATGAAAGAAGTTAACTTGGCTACTATTTCGTATGGACAGGGAATTGCTGTTACGCCGATTCAGTTAATCACTGCTATATCTGCAGTTGCAAATGGTGGAAATTTGATGAAACCTAGAATTGTTAAAGAATTAGTTGATAGTAAAGGTAATGTAGTTCATGAATTCAAACCAGTAGTAAAGAGAAAAGTGATATCAAAAGATACTTCTAAAACTTTACTAAGTATATTAGAAACTGTTGTTTCATCAGGTACTGGTAAAAAAGCTTATGTCCCTGGTTATAGAATAGGAGGAAAGACAGGTACAGCTCAAAAAGTAATAAATGGTAGATACGCTGAGGGCAAATACATAGCATCTTTTGTCGCTATTGCACCTGTAAATGATCCTAAGATTACAGTATTAGTTGTTATTGATGAACCTAGTAATGGTGAATATTATGGTGGTAGAATTGCTGCACCAGTAGCTGGTCAAGTAGTTAAGGATATTTTAAATTACTTAGATGTAGAACCACAATTTACAGAGGACGAGCAGAAAGATAATAACAAAAAAATAGTGACAGTACCTGAAGTAAGAAATTTAACTATAAAAGAAGCTGCAAATAAACTAAAGAAGTTTGGTCTTGACTATAATACAGAAACTTTAGATATTCAGAAAAATGCATTAGTAATAGACCAATTCCCATTACCAGGTACAAAGGTAAAGAAAGGTTCAATGATAGATTTGTATGTATATTCTAGAAGAAAAGAGGATAGTAAAATTGTTGTACCAAATCTTAAAGGTAAAACAATGGAGGAAGTTACAGAGCTTCTTAACAATCTAAATTTAAGATTTAAGTTTAAGGGAAATGGTGTTGCAAAAAGTCAGTATCCCGCAGCAGGTACTATGGTAGAGTTTAATTCTTTGGTAGAAGTTGAGTTTGATAAAGTAAATTAA
- the lgt gene encoding prolipoprotein diacylglyceryl transferase, with protein MNPVAFEIFGISVRWYGILISLGMLLGTVIAVKECRRIGFDEEKLIDLLIFAIPLAVIGARMYYVIFNWQYYKGDILKIINIRGGGLAIHGAIIVSVIVALVYCKVRKISFWEIADIVAPSIILGQAIGRWGNFINQEAYGTPTDLPWGIIVNGQKVHPTFLYESIWDFSVFLFLLWYRKNKAKVKGEVFLLYLILYSFARFFIEGLRIDSLMLGPFRVAQLISIVIIASSIILFYKRRKGISV; from the coding sequence ATGAATCCTGTTGCTTTTGAGATTTTTGGGATATCTGTTAGATGGTATGGGATTTTAATATCTTTAGGTATGTTACTAGGTACAGTAATAGCGGTTAAAGAATGTAGAAGGATTGGTTTTGATGAAGAAAAACTTATAGATTTGCTTATTTTTGCTATCCCTTTGGCTGTGATTGGTGCAAGAATGTATTATGTGATTTTTAATTGGCAGTATTATAAAGGAGATATTTTAAAGATAATAAATATTAGGGGTGGAGGTTTAGCTATTCATGGAGCTATAATTGTATCTGTTATAGTTGCTTTAGTCTATTGTAAAGTTAGAAAGATAAGTTTTTGGGAAATAGCGGATATAGTTGCTCCAAGTATTATTCTAGGTCAAGCTATTGGAAGATGGGGAAATTTTATTAACCAAGAAGCTTATGGAACTCCTACTGATTTGCCATGGGGAATCATTGTTAATGGACAAAAAGTTCATCCTACTTTTTTATATGAATCAATATGGGATTTTTCAGTATTTTTGTTTTTACTATGGTATAGAAAAAATAAAGCAAAAGTAAAAGGAGAAGTATTTTTGTTATATTTAATTTTATATTCATTTGCTAGGTTCTTTATAGAAGGATTACGAATTGATAGCTTAATGTTAGGACCTTTCAGAGTAGCACAATTGATAAGTATTGTAATTATAGCAAGTTCAATCATTTTATTTTATAAAAGAAGAAAAGGAATTTCAGTGTAA
- a CDS encoding Spo0E family sporulation regulatory protein-aspartic acid phosphatase, with protein MTLPNIFLMVGVDIMTLKEQIAYLRDKLNKSINEDQNYEIIYELSVKLDKLIALFYLNKEESLKNN; from the coding sequence ATGACATTACCTAATATTTTTCTTATGGTAGGAGTTGATATTATGACTTTAAAAGAGCAGATTGCTTATCTAAGGGACAAGCTTAATAAATCAATAAATGAAGACCAAAATTATGAAATTATATATGAATTAAGTGTCAAATTAGATAAACTGATAGCTCTTTTCTATTTAAATAAAGAAGAAAGTTTGAAAAATAATTAG
- a CDS encoding cell division protein FtsL, whose protein sequence is MLVAKKENSFVKNENRIKIINEREKRKSKKLVLMKIKMIMFSFLILAVALVVLLRYAHITKMRYDITMLDKEIEKLSNQKQYLLIELEKIKESKWIEKEAEQRLGLKYPTSDQTVYVTVDDLFDNEIDVAEDKGNNNYIFLNAFRNVVNKMFGYFQ, encoded by the coding sequence TTGTTAGTAGCAAAAAAAGAAAATAGCTTTGTAAAAAATGAAAATAGAATAAAAATAATTAACGAGAGAGAAAAAAGAAAATCGAAAAAATTAGTTTTAATGAAAATCAAAATGATTATGTTTTCTTTTTTGATTTTGGCTGTAGCTCTAGTTGTTTTATTAAGATATGCTCATATTACTAAAATGAGATACGATATAACTATGCTTGATAAAGAAATAGAAAAGTTAAGCAATCAAAAACAATACTTACTTATAGAGTTAGAAAAAATAAAAGAATCTAAATGGATAGAAAAAGAAGCAGAGCAAAGACTAGGATTAAAATATCCTACAAGTGACCAAACAGTATATGTAACTGTTGATGATTTATTTGATAATGAAATTGATGTAGCTGAAGATAAAGGGAATAATAACTATATATTCCTTAATGCCTTTAGAAATGTTGTTAATAAAATGTTTGGATATTTTCAGTAA
- the mraZ gene encoding division/cell wall cluster transcriptional repressor MraZ encodes MFIGEYQHSIDKKGRLIIPAKFREDLGDSFILTKGLDNCLFVYPKSEWKVLEEKLKSLPLTRKDARAFVRFFFAGATECELDKQGRILIPSNLRQHCKLVKDAVIIGVSNRVEIWSKEEWILYNEDEDLSYENIAEKMAELGI; translated from the coding sequence ATGTTTATTGGAGAATATCAACATTCAATTGACAAAAAAGGCAGATTAATAATACCAGCTAAGTTCAGAGAGGACTTAGGAGATTCCTTTATTTTAACTAAAGGATTAGATAACTGTCTTTTTGTGTACCCAAAAAGTGAGTGGAAGGTGTTAGAAGAAAAACTAAAATCACTACCACTAACTAGAAAGGATGCAAGAGCTTTTGTAAGGTTTTTCTTTGCAGGAGCAACAGAGTGTGAATTAGACAAACAAGGTAGAATTTTAATACCTAGCAATTTAAGGCAACATTGTAAGCTTGTAAAAGACGCTGTAATAATAGGCGTTTCAAATAGAGTTGAAATTTGGAGTAAAGAAGAGTGGATTTTATATAACGAAGATGAAGATTTAAGCTATGAAAATATTGCTGAAAAAATGGCTGAATTAGGTATTTAG
- the yfmF gene encoding EF-P 5-aminopentanol modification-associated protein YfmF, which yields MSLKNIRKKIDEGVNLNLITTDKFKSNLISVYIVRPLLRSEVTKNALLPMVLKRGTKNYKTFTDIQKKLEDLFGANLSIDVTKKGERQVIRFTLEGPNDKYVLVNNLIEEMIKILNEIINNPLLENGSFLNEYVNQEKENLKKKIESRINDKKTYSVDRCIEEMCKNEKYSLYKHGYVEDLKDIDSQTLYKHYLTVLRSSPIEVCVVGDIDIDVVTKTFIENFEIKRDKVINIQRESVIKEVHTKNLVREEMDVNQGKLALGFRTNIPYEDKLYEPLLIMSNILGGGPNSKLFINVREKESLAYYIYSRVLKYKSLLIISSGIEFANYQKALDIIKEQVEDMKLGKFSETEIKQAKKSLITSIKSVKDNNFSLSDYYLSNILANDDRSIDEIIERLQNVSKDEIVEAAKKLSLDTIYFLTKREK from the coding sequence TTGTCACTAAAAAACATAAGAAAGAAAATTGATGAAGGAGTAAATTTGAATCTAATTACTACAGATAAATTTAAATCAAATTTAATCAGTGTCTATATTGTTAGACCTTTGTTGCGTAGTGAAGTAACTAAAAATGCATTATTACCAATGGTTTTAAAAAGGGGTACAAAAAATTATAAAACTTTTACAGATATACAGAAAAAATTAGAAGATTTATTTGGCGCAAATTTAAGCATAGATGTTACAAAGAAGGGGGAAAGGCAAGTAATTAGATTTACATTAGAAGGTCCAAATGATAAATATGTTTTAGTTAATAATTTAATTGAAGAAATGATTAAAATTTTAAATGAAATAATTAATAATCCTTTATTAGAAAATGGAAGTTTCTTAAATGAATATGTAAATCAAGAAAAAGAAAATTTGAAGAAGAAGATTGAAAGTAGAATAAATGATAAGAAAACTTATTCAGTAGATAGATGTATTGAAGAAATGTGTAAAAATGAGAAGTATAGTCTTTATAAACATGGTTATGTAGAAGATTTAAAGGATATAGACAGCCAGACACTATATAAGCATTATTTAACAGTTTTGAGATCAAGTCCTATAGAGGTATGTGTTGTAGGAGATATAGATATTGATGTAGTTACTAAAACTTTTATAGAAAATTTTGAGATAAAAAGGGATAAAGTTATTAACATACAGAGAGAAAGTGTAATAAAAGAGGTTCATACTAAGAATTTGGTTCGTGAAGAGATGGATGTTAATCAAGGAAAGTTAGCATTAGGGTTTAGAACTAATATACCGTATGAAGACAAGTTATATGAGCCTTTATTAATTATGAGTAATATACTTGGTGGTGGTCCTAATTCAAAATTGTTTATAAATGTGAGAGAAAAAGAAAGTTTAGCTTATTACATTTATTCAAGAGTATTAAAGTATAAATCATTGCTTATAATATCTTCAGGAATAGAATTTGCCAATTATCAGAAGGCATTAGATATAATAAAAGAACAAGTAGAAGATATGAAATTAGGTAAATTTTCAGAGACTGAAATTAAGCAGGCAAAAAAATCTTTAATAACTTCGATAAAATCTGTGAAAGATAATAATTTTTCTCTTTCTGATTATTACTTAAGTAATATACTTGCAAATGATGATAGAAGTATTGATGAAATAATCGAAAGATTGCAAAATGTGTCTAAAGATGAAATAGTAGAAGCTGCTAAGAAATTAAGTTTAGATACAATATATTTTTTAACTAAAAGGGAAAAGTAG
- the rsmH gene encoding 16S rRNA (cytosine(1402)-N(4))-methyltransferase RsmH has product MDFKHVSVLLNEVIEGLNICENGIYVDGTIGGAGHSKEIVKRLKNGRLIGIDQDINAIRKAEEELKQYIDKVTLVHDNFSNISNILSRLNINAIDGILLDLGVSSHQLDVAERGFSYKKDAFLDMRMDRTKDFNAWDVVNKYSEDKLSKIIREYGEERWASRIAKFIVEYRKNNSIDTTGQLVEIIKKAIPKGARKDGPHPAKRTFQAIRIEVNNELGILKQTIKDIVKVLNKGGRICIITFHSLEDRIVKETFKELSLDCICPPELPVCMCDKKRELKIITKKPILPSSEELSGNPRARSAKLRIAEKV; this is encoded by the coding sequence TTGGACTTTAAACATGTCTCAGTTTTATTAAATGAGGTTATAGAGGGACTTAATATTTGTGAAAATGGAATTTATGTTGATGGTACTATAGGAGGAGCTGGACATTCAAAGGAAATAGTAAAGAGACTAAAAAATGGACGTTTAATTGGAATTGATCAAGATATAAATGCTATACGTAAAGCAGAAGAAGAATTAAAACAATATATTGATAAAGTTACTTTAGTACATGATAATTTTAGTAATATTAGCAATATACTTAGTAGATTGAATATTAATGCAATAGATGGTATACTGCTAGATTTAGGTGTATCTTCGCATCAATTAGATGTAGCAGAAAGAGGATTTTCATATAAAAAAGATGCTTTCTTAGATATGAGAATGGACAGAACTAAAGATTTTAATGCATGGGATGTTGTAAATAAATATTCTGAAGATAAACTTTCAAAAATAATAAGAGAATATGGTGAAGAAAGATGGGCTAGTAGAATAGCAAAATTTATAGTTGAATATAGAAAAAATAATTCTATAGATACTACTGGACAGTTAGTAGAAATTATTAAGAAAGCCATTCCAAAAGGAGCAAGAAAAGATGGTCCTCATCCGGCTAAGAGGACTTTTCAAGCAATAAGAATTGAAGTAAATAATGAACTAGGTATTTTGAAACAGACCATTAAAGATATAGTTAAGGTTTTAAATAAAGGTGGAAGAATTTGTATAATAACATTTCATTCATTAGAAGATAGAATTGTTAAAGAAACTTTTAAGGAACTAAGCTTAGATTGTATTTGTCCACCAGAATTACCTGTATGCATGTGTGATAAAAAGAGAGAGTTAAAGATAATAACAAAGAAACCTATTTTGCCTTCTAGTGAAGAGCTTTCAGGAAACCCTAGAGCTAGGAGCGCTAAACTAAGAATAGCAGAGAAAGTTTAG
- the yfmH gene encoding EF-P 5-aminopentanol modification-associated protein YfmH, which produces MKTEVFTHDKLNEKLNFAKLDIGLSVFHIPKKGYIEKYAMFSTKYGSNDNKFVPVGESEVIEVPEGIAHFLEHKLFEEPTGNIFTKFSELGSYVNAFTNFNQTSYLFTCTDKFYENLEILVEFVQNPYFTDENVEKEKGIIEQEIRMYDDSPNWKVFFNCLKGMYHYHPVKVDIAGTVESIKKINKEFLYKCYNTFYSLENMLLVMVGDFDFEKALEVVENTLKNSKSKGDLNIKRFYPEEPKNIKESILEESLQVSSPLFNIGFKDIDLGYDGDMLLKKEIETNILLDLLFGRSSELYQKLYENGLINNTFGSQYVGYKDYGHSIIGGESVKPKEVLEIILKHLEKIKINGLNENDYTRIRKKFLGYHIMDFDSIEFIANSFTSYYFKNTSLFKYMDILASISLEDLQKRLDKHFREDNFVISIVNP; this is translated from the coding sequence TTGAAAACGGAAGTATTTACACATGATAAATTAAATGAGAAGCTTAATTTTGCAAAATTAGATATCGGTTTAAGTGTTTTTCATATACCTAAAAAAGGTTATATAGAGAAATATGCAATGTTCTCAACTAAGTATGGTTCAAATGACAATAAATTTGTTCCTGTTGGAGAATCTGAAGTGATAGAGGTACCTGAAGGAATAGCTCATTTTCTTGAGCATAAATTATTTGAAGAACCTACAGGTAATATATTTACAAAGTTTTCAGAGTTAGGTTCATATGTAAATGCATTTACTAATTTTAATCAAACATCATATTTATTTACATGTACTGATAAATTTTATGAAAACCTTGAGATTTTAGTGGAATTTGTACAGAACCCATATTTTACAGATGAAAATGTCGAAAAAGAGAAAGGGATTATTGAGCAAGAAATTAGAATGTATGATGATTCACCTAATTGGAAGGTATTTTTTAATTGTTTAAAAGGGATGTATCACTATCATCCAGTTAAGGTTGATATTGCAGGAACAGTTGAAAGTATAAAGAAAATTAATAAGGAGTTTTTATATAAATGTTATAATACGTTTTACAGTTTAGAGAATATGTTACTTGTTATGGTAGGAGACTTTGATTTTGAAAAAGCCTTAGAAGTTGTAGAAAATACTTTAAAGAACAGTAAGTCAAAAGGAGATTTGAATATAAAAAGGTTCTATCCAGAAGAGCCTAAAAATATTAAGGAAAGTATTTTAGAAGAGAGTTTGCAAGTTTCATCTCCACTGTTTAATATTGGATTTAAAGATATAGATTTAGGGTATGACGGCGATATGCTATTAAAAAAAGAAATTGAAACTAATATATTGCTAGACTTATTGTTTGGTAGAAGCTCTGAGTTATATCAAAAATTATATGAAAATGGTTTAATAAATAATACTTTTGGAAGCCAGTATGTTGGGTATAAGGATTATGGACATTCTATAATAGGCGGAGAATCAGTTAAACCTAAAGAAGTTCTGGAAATTATACTTAAACACTTAGAAAAAATTAAAATAAACGGTTTAAACGAAAATGATTATACAAGAATTAGAAAGAAATTTTTAGGTTATCATATTATGGATTTTGATTCGATAGAATTTATTGCTAATTCTTTTACATCTTATTATTTTAAAAATACATCTTTGTTTAAGTATATGGATATACTTGCAAGTATAAGTTTAGAAGATTTGCAGAAAAGATTAGATAAACATTTTAGAGAGGATAATTTTGTAATTTCAATAGTAAATCCATGA